One stretch of Planococcus sp. PAMC 21323 DNA includes these proteins:
- the floA gene encoding flotillin-like protein FloA (flotillin-like protein involved in membrane lipid rafts): MGLETIGLGAAIIGIVVILAIFFTFVPITLWISALAAGVRISIFTLIGMRLRRVIPSRIVNPLIKASKAGLTVTINQLESHYLAGGNVDRVVNALIAAHRANIELPFERAAAIDLAGRDVLEAVQMSVNPKVIETPFIAGVAMDGIEVKAKARITVRANIDRLVGGAGEETIVARVGEGIVSTLGSSTSHKKVLENPDLISQTVLAKGLDSGTAFEILSIDIADVDIGKNIGAELQTEQAEADKKIAQAKAEERRAMAVASEQEMKAKVVEMRAKVVEAEAAVPLAMSEALRNGNIGVMDYVNYKNIQADTSMRDSISKTGTDKSDNK; encoded by the coding sequence ATGGGACTTGAAACAATCGGTCTAGGCGCAGCAATCATTGGTATCGTCGTTATTTTGGCAATATTCTTTACATTCGTTCCGATTACGTTATGGATCTCGGCATTAGCTGCAGGAGTAAGAATTAGTATTTTTACGCTAATTGGGATGAGATTACGTCGAGTTATTCCATCTCGTATTGTTAATCCATTAATCAAAGCTTCAAAAGCAGGATTAACTGTAACGATTAACCAACTAGAAAGTCATTACTTGGCCGGCGGTAATGTTGACCGTGTCGTTAACGCATTAATTGCGGCTCACCGTGCCAATATCGAATTACCATTTGAACGTGCAGCAGCGATTGACCTTGCAGGTCGTGACGTGTTAGAAGCAGTTCAAATGTCGGTAAACCCGAAAGTAATTGAAACACCATTTATCGCGGGTGTGGCAATGGACGGGATTGAAGTTAAAGCAAAAGCTCGAATTACAGTTCGTGCCAACATTGACCGTTTAGTCGGTGGTGCTGGTGAAGAAACAATTGTGGCTCGTGTTGGTGAGGGGATTGTCTCAACACTAGGTTCAAGCACAAGCCATAAAAAAGTTCTTGAAAACCCAGACTTGATTTCTCAAACAGTTTTAGCGAAAGGTTTAGATTCAGGGACTGCGTTTGAAATTCTATCGATTGATATTGCGGATGTCGATATCGGTAAAAACATCGGCGCTGAACTTCAAACAGAACAAGCGGAAGCAGATAAGAAAATTGCCCAAGCAAAAGCTGAAGAACGTCGTGCAATGGCTGTAGCTAGCGAACAAGAAATGAAAGCAAAAGTTGTTGAAATGAGAGCAAAAGTTGTTGAAGCGGAAGCAGCAGTACCACTTGCAATGTCTGAAGCCCTTCGCAACGGAAATATCGGCGTTATGGATTACGTTAATTATAAAAATATTCAAGCTGATACAAGTATGCGCGATTCCATTTCAAAAACGGGCACGGATAAATCCGACAATAAATAA
- the rpsU gene encoding 30S ribosomal protein S21 translates to MSKTTVRKNESIEDALRRFKRTVSKSGTMQEVRKREYYDKPSVKRKLKSEAARKRKF, encoded by the coding sequence ATGTCAAAAACTACAGTTCGTAAAAACGAATCGATTGAAGATGCTCTTCGCCGCTTCAAACGCACTGTTTCTAAATCTGGAACAATGCAAGAGGTAAGAAAGCGCGAGTACTATGATAAGCCGAGCGTGAAACGTAAACTAAAATCAGAAGCTGCCCGTAAACGTAAATTTTAA
- the hemW gene encoding radical SAM family heme chaperone HemW, translated as MVKGLYIHIPFCHQICFYCDFNKVYFKDQPVDAYIDSLGKELALWKEQGALDKPLETIFLGGGTPTSLTPAQLEKLLAYIHRYVPMAENLEWTSEANPDELTKDKMQVLFDGGVNRLSMGVQSFDEDLLKRLGRTHSNTDVKRAVDSARQVGFENLSFDLMYGLPGQTMQQWDDTLEQAFAFDMPHFSAYSLIIEPKTVFYNLMTKGKLNTVTEDLEADMYEKLMNEMDKRGLKQYEISNFARPGHESHHNLLYWDNVEYIGVGAGAHGYVDGVRYSNAGPLKKYMSPLDEGLRPILSEHEVPPHEKMEEEMFLGLRKTAGVSLAHFQTKFQKPIQDVYGLILEKELAKGNLEIANGFIKLTRKGRFVGNEVFEQFLLA; from the coding sequence ATGGTAAAGGGATTGTACATCCACATTCCATTCTGTCACCAAATTTGTTTTTACTGCGATTTCAATAAAGTATATTTTAAAGATCAACCAGTCGATGCTTACATCGATTCACTAGGCAAGGAACTAGCGCTTTGGAAAGAGCAAGGCGCACTCGACAAGCCTCTAGAAACAATCTTTTTAGGTGGTGGTACGCCCACATCTTTAACACCGGCTCAACTAGAGAAATTGTTAGCGTATATTCATCGCTACGTGCCGATGGCTGAGAATTTGGAATGGACGTCTGAAGCCAATCCAGACGAATTAACAAAAGACAAAATGCAAGTCTTGTTTGACGGTGGCGTAAACCGGTTAAGTATGGGAGTTCAGTCTTTTGATGAAGATTTATTAAAACGTCTTGGTCGTACACATAGTAATACGGACGTGAAAAGAGCGGTCGATTCTGCTCGACAAGTTGGTTTTGAAAACTTGAGTTTTGACTTGATGTATGGGTTGCCTGGACAAACTATGCAGCAATGGGACGATACGCTGGAGCAAGCATTCGCGTTTGATATGCCTCATTTCTCAGCTTATTCGTTAATCATTGAACCGAAAACAGTCTTTTATAATTTAATGACCAAAGGCAAATTAAATACCGTGACAGAAGATTTAGAAGCAGATATGTATGAAAAATTAATGAACGAAATGGACAAGCGGGGACTAAAGCAATACGAAATTTCCAACTTTGCCCGACCAGGACACGAATCACATCATAATTTATTGTATTGGGACAATGTTGAGTATATTGGTGTGGGCGCAGGTGCACACGGTTATGTAGATGGTGTTCGTTATTCTAATGCGGGACCCTTAAAAAAATACATGTCTCCATTAGATGAAGGCTTGCGCCCGATTTTAAGTGAACATGAAGTTCCACCGCATGAAAAAATGGAAGAAGAAATGTTTTTAGGTCTTCGAAAAACGGCTGGTGTTTCTTTGGCTCATTTCCAAACTAAGTTCCAAAAGCCAATACAAGATGTCTATGGTTTGATTTTGGAAAAAGAACTTGCTAAAGGAAATTTAGAGATTGCGAATGGTTTTATTAAGTTAACAAGAAAAGGTAGGTTCGTCGGCAACGAGGTTTTTGAACAATTTTTATTAGCTTAA
- the dnaK gene encoding molecular chaperone DnaK, translating into MSKIIGIDLGTTNSAVAVLEGGEPKIIPNPEGNRTTPSVVAFKNGERQVGEVAKRQSITNPNTIQSVKRLMGTQEKVTAEGKEYTAQEVSAMILQYIKGYAEDYLGEKVTRAVITVPAYFNDAERQATKDAGRIAGLEVERIINEPTAAALAYGLDKTDTDETILVYDLGGGTFDVSILELGDGVFEVKSTAGDNRLGGDDFDKLIIDYLVQEFKKENGVDLSKDKMATQRLKDAAEKAKKDLSGVSSTQISLPFITAGAEGPLHLEITMSRAKFDELTSSLVERTMGPTRQALKDAGISASELDRVILVGGSTRIPAVQEAVKKETGKEPHKGVNPDEVVAMGAAVQGGVLTGDVKDVVLLDVTPLSLGIETMGGVFTKLIERNTTIPTSKSQTFSTAADNQPAVDIHVLQGERPMAAANKTLGRFQLADIPPAPRGVPQIEVSFDIDKNGIVSVKAKDLGTQKEQTITIQSNSSLSDDEIERMIKEAEENADADAKVKEEVELRNEADQAVFQTDKTITDLGEVVTEEEKKQAEDARDELKAALESDNTEDIREKKDKLQEILQGLSMKAYEQAAAAQQAGQDENATSDNDDVVDAEFEEVNDDNK; encoded by the coding sequence ATGAGCAAAATTATCGGTATTGACTTAGGTACAACAAACTCAGCGGTCGCAGTATTAGAAGGCGGCGAACCAAAAATTATTCCAAACCCAGAAGGTAACCGTACAACTCCTTCTGTTGTAGCTTTTAAAAATGGCGAACGCCAAGTCGGCGAAGTAGCAAAACGCCAATCAATCACAAACCCAAACACAATTCAATCTGTTAAACGTTTAATGGGTACACAAGAAAAAGTAACTGCAGAAGGCAAAGAGTATACAGCTCAAGAAGTTTCTGCAATGATCTTACAATACATTAAAGGATACGCTGAAGATTATCTAGGCGAAAAAGTAACACGCGCTGTAATCACTGTTCCTGCTTACTTTAACGATGCTGAACGTCAAGCAACTAAAGACGCTGGACGTATTGCAGGTCTTGAAGTAGAACGTATTATTAACGAGCCAACTGCAGCAGCTTTAGCATATGGTCTTGATAAAACAGATACTGACGAAACAATCCTTGTTTATGACCTTGGTGGCGGTACGTTTGACGTATCAATCCTTGAACTTGGCGATGGTGTATTCGAAGTAAAATCTACTGCCGGCGATAACCGTCTTGGTGGCGATGACTTTGATAAACTAATCATTGATTATTTAGTACAAGAATTCAAAAAAGAAAATGGCGTAGACTTGTCTAAAGATAAAATGGCTACTCAGCGCTTGAAAGATGCTGCTGAAAAAGCGAAAAAAGACTTGTCAGGCGTATCTTCAACACAAATCTCATTGCCGTTTATCACTGCTGGAGCAGAAGGACCGCTTCACTTGGAAATTACAATGAGCCGTGCGAAATTTGACGAGTTAACTTCTTCATTAGTAGAACGTACAATGGGACCTACTCGTCAAGCATTGAAAGATGCTGGAATTTCAGCTTCTGAACTTGATCGTGTAATCCTAGTTGGTGGATCTACTCGTATCCCAGCTGTACAAGAAGCAGTTAAAAAAGAAACTGGTAAAGAGCCACATAAAGGTGTTAACCCGGATGAAGTAGTAGCAATGGGTGCAGCTGTACAAGGTGGCGTATTAACTGGAGACGTTAAAGATGTTGTCTTATTAGACGTAACTCCACTATCTCTTGGTATTGAAACAATGGGCGGCGTGTTCACGAAACTAATTGAGCGTAACACAACGATCCCAACTTCAAAATCACAAACATTCTCAACTGCTGCTGATAACCAGCCAGCTGTAGATATTCATGTATTACAAGGTGAGCGTCCGATGGCAGCAGCTAACAAAACGCTTGGTCGTTTCCAATTAGCGGATATTCCACCAGCACCACGTGGTGTTCCACAAATCGAAGTAAGCTTCGATATCGATAAAAACGGTATTGTAAGTGTTAAAGCGAAAGATCTTGGAACACAAAAAGAACAAACGATTACAATTCAATCGAATTCTTCATTATCAGATGATGAAATCGAACGCATGATTAAAGAAGCAGAAGAAAACGCTGATGCAGATGCGAAAGTGAAAGAAGAAGTAGAACTTCGCAATGAAGCTGACCAAGCTGTTTTCCAAACAGATAAAACAATCACAGATCTTGGTGAAGTGGTTACTGAAGAAGAGAAAAAACAAGCGGAAGATGCACGCGATGAACTAAAAGCGGCTTTAGAGTCTGATAATACTGAAGACATCCGTGAGAAGAAAGACAAACTTCAAGAAATCTTGCAAGGTCTTTCAATGAAAGCTTATGAGCAAGCAGCAGCAGCTCAACAAGCTGGACAAGACGAAAATGCAACATCTGATAACGACGATGTAGTCGATGCAGAGTTTGAAGAAGTAAACGACGACAATAAGTAA
- the hrcA gene encoding heat-inducible transcriptional repressor HrcA: MLTERQLLILKVTVDDYIQSAQPVGSNQLSKKLETPFSPATIRNEMAELERMGFLEKTHTSSGRIPSERGYRYYVDHLLTPRPLPKEDIVQLRSIFEEKMTETEEIIKRSAMILSELTNYTSILLGPDVRRHIVKKLSIVPLTPDTAVAIIVTNTGHVENRVFSIPPGLNPSDVEKMTNILNERLVGVALNNLHLRLEQETLSILKQHVERYGELFQTFRQAVLLPHDDENIYYGGKLNILKQPDFHDLQKIRDLMDVMEEAKHIPMILPVGSQGLHIRIGSENTLTAMEDCSVITVSYDTGKEQTGSIAIVGPKRMDYKRIVSILDLLSGDLSKELNRMFKGT; the protein is encoded by the coding sequence ATGTTAACAGAACGGCAACTGCTCATTTTAAAAGTGACAGTAGATGATTATATTCAATCAGCTCAGCCGGTAGGATCGAACCAACTCTCCAAAAAGCTCGAAACTCCTTTTAGCCCTGCTACCATTCGTAATGAAATGGCAGAGCTTGAAAGAATGGGCTTTCTGGAAAAAACGCATACGTCTTCCGGACGCATTCCTTCTGAAAGAGGATACCGTTATTACGTCGATCATTTGCTGACGCCAAGACCGCTGCCGAAAGAGGACATTGTGCAATTGCGCTCGATTTTCGAAGAGAAAATGACGGAAACGGAAGAAATCATCAAGCGATCAGCAATGATTCTTTCAGAGTTAACCAATTACACGTCTATTTTACTCGGACCTGATGTGCGCAGACATATCGTTAAGAAGTTATCAATTGTTCCATTGACCCCGGACACGGCAGTGGCGATTATCGTCACCAATACTGGACATGTGGAAAATCGTGTATTTTCGATACCGCCTGGATTAAACCCGTCGGATGTTGAAAAAATGACGAATATCCTCAATGAACGGCTAGTTGGTGTGGCGTTAAACAACCTGCATCTGCGGTTAGAACAAGAAACCTTATCGATTTTAAAGCAGCATGTTGAGCGCTACGGTGAGCTATTCCAGACATTTAGACAAGCAGTTTTATTGCCTCATGATGATGAAAATATTTATTATGGCGGTAAACTGAACATCTTGAAACAGCCTGATTTTCACGATCTTCAAAAAATCAGGGACTTGATGGATGTTATGGAAGAAGCTAAGCATATTCCGATGATCTTGCCTGTTGGAAGTCAAGGCCTCCATATTCGCATTGGCTCGGAAAATACGCTTACAGCAATGGAAGATTGCAGTGTCATCACGGTATCGTATGATACTGGAAAAGAACAAACGGGTTCAATCGCCATAGTCGGTCCGAAACGAATGGATTATAAACGCATCGTTTCGATTTTAGATTTATTAAGTGGAGACTTGTCGAAAGAACTAAACCGGATGTTTAAAGGAACGTGA
- the grpE gene encoding nucleotide exchange factor GrpE, whose amino-acid sequence MPKKNESLKTEEQVMAEDVKVKTTEAEEQAEVADTEQPETDLPVEEEAETVDEVEKLREQLDAEQNKYLRLLADYDNFKRRTQKDKELANKFRSQSLLADILPVLDNFERALSVPTKSEESASLLKGIEMVQKSLLEAVNREGLEEIKAIGEQFDPNFHQAVMQEKDDSAEPGEVLQELQKGYILKDRVLRPAMVKVNE is encoded by the coding sequence TTGCCAAAAAAAAATGAGTCATTAAAAACAGAAGAACAGGTAATGGCTGAAGACGTTAAAGTAAAAACGACTGAAGCGGAAGAACAGGCAGAGGTGGCGGATACAGAACAGCCAGAAACTGACCTTCCTGTAGAAGAAGAGGCAGAAACAGTAGACGAAGTTGAAAAACTTCGTGAGCAGCTTGATGCAGAGCAAAACAAATATTTGCGCCTGTTAGCCGATTATGATAATTTCAAAAGGCGCACACAAAAAGACAAAGAACTAGCCAATAAATTCCGTTCACAATCGTTGCTAGCAGACATCTTGCCAGTCTTAGATAATTTCGAACGTGCATTGTCAGTTCCAACGAAAAGTGAAGAGTCAGCATCATTGCTAAAAGGCATTGAAATGGTTCAAAAATCTTTATTAGAAGCTGTGAACCGTGAAGGCTTGGAAGAGATCAAAGCAATTGGCGAACAATTCGATCCGAATTTCCATCAAGCAGTTATGCAAGAAAAAGATGATTCGGCAGAGCCGGGCGAGGTTTTACAAGAATTGCAAAAAGGCTATATCTTGAAAGATCGAGTTTTACGACCTGCAATGGTAAAAGTAAACGAATAA
- the deoC gene encoding deoxyribose-phosphate aldolase, translating into MTNIASYIDHTLLKPESTESQVVQLCKEAAEYNFASVCVNPTWVEKAATELTNSKVKVCTVIGFPLGASTPETKAFETTDAITKGAGEIDMVINIGALKSGNTDHVKKDIEAVVNAAKGKAIVKVILETCLLTEEEKVTASQLSKEAGADFVKTSTGFSTGGATVEDVKLMRQTVGPDMGVKASGAVRSLEDVEAMIKAGATRIGASSGVKIMQGLTSDSDY; encoded by the coding sequence ATGACAAACATTGCATCTTATATCGACCATACTTTACTAAAGCCTGAATCAACAGAAAGCCAAGTTGTTCAACTATGCAAAGAAGCAGCTGAATACAATTTCGCTTCTGTTTGTGTAAATCCAACTTGGGTTGAAAAAGCAGCTACAGAACTAACAAATAGTAAAGTAAAAGTATGTACAGTTATTGGCTTTCCATTAGGGGCTTCAACTCCTGAGACAAAAGCATTTGAAACAACAGACGCTATTACTAAAGGCGCTGGAGAAATTGACATGGTTATAAATATTGGCGCATTAAAAAGCGGCAACACCGATCATGTGAAAAAAGATATTGAAGCAGTTGTTAATGCTGCTAAAGGCAAAGCCATCGTTAAAGTTATTCTCGAAACATGCTTGCTAACTGAAGAAGAAAAAGTAACAGCTTCACAACTATCTAAAGAAGCTGGCGCAGATTTTGTTAAAACTTCTACTGGCTTCTCAACAGGTGGAGCGACAGTTGAAGATGTAAAATTGATGCGTCAAACTGTTGGTCCTGATATGGGTGTTAAAGCATCAGGTGCCGTACGTAGCTTAGAAGATGTAGAAGCGATGATCAAAGCAGGAGCTACGCGTATTGGCGCAAGCTCTGGCGTTAAAATCATGCAAGGCTTAACTTCTGATTCTGATTATTAA
- a CDS encoding 16S rRNA (uracil(1498)-N(3))-methyltransferase translates to MQRYFIEGKVPENRIVAITGDDAKHIAKVMRQTVGDKLITVIEEQAHQAEILSVDFDVEVKIGHLIEAQVELPKKVTIACGLPKGDKLDLITQKATELGMYALLPFSAERSIVKWDNAKSDKKIGRLQKIAKEAAEQSHRTHIPEIHNIHSFKQLISKAETYDAVIVAYEEEARQGDRKRFAETIKSLYDKDSVLLVFGPEGGISDVEVQALKNFGAIFTSLGPRILRTETAPLYALSAISYEFE, encoded by the coding sequence ATGCAACGATATTTTATAGAAGGCAAAGTTCCTGAAAATCGAATAGTGGCAATAACAGGCGATGATGCAAAGCACATCGCCAAAGTTATGCGTCAAACTGTTGGGGACAAATTGATTACGGTCATTGAAGAACAAGCGCACCAAGCAGAAATTTTATCTGTAGATTTTGATGTAGAAGTAAAAATCGGACACCTAATAGAAGCGCAAGTAGAACTTCCAAAAAAAGTGACGATTGCTTGCGGATTACCGAAAGGCGACAAGCTTGATTTAATTACACAAAAAGCAACAGAACTTGGTATGTATGCGCTATTGCCGTTTTCGGCAGAACGCTCTATTGTAAAATGGGACAATGCTAAAAGCGACAAAAAAATAGGGCGACTGCAAAAAATTGCGAAAGAAGCAGCTGAACAGTCACATAGAACGCATATTCCAGAAATCCATAACATTCACAGCTTTAAGCAGTTAATAAGTAAGGCCGAAACCTACGACGCCGTCATTGTAGCTTACGAAGAAGAAGCTAGACAAGGTGACAGGAAGCGGTTTGCTGAAACTATAAAATCATTGTATGATAAAGATTCAGTGTTACTGGTTTTTGGTCCTGAAGGTGGAATTTCTGATGTCGAAGTACAGGCCTTGAAAAACTTTGGTGCAATATTTACTTCTCTTGGTCCTCGGATTCTCCGGACAGAAACAGCGCCTTTATATGCACTGTCGGCAATTTCCTACGAGTTTGAATAA
- the prmA gene encoding 50S ribosomal protein L11 methyltransferase translates to MKWSELSIHTTNEAIEAVSNIMHEAGASGVVIEDSEDLTKEREDRFGEIYSLDPEDFPVDGVILKAYLPVNSFLGETVEAIKLAINNLVTFDINLGKNEVSISEVNEEEWATAWKKYYHPVKISKRFTIVPTWETYNPVSSDELIIELDPGMAFGTGTHPTTVMSLQALEKMVKPADRVIDIGTGSGVLAIGAALLSAKEVYALDLDEVAVRSANINVKLNKVQDVVTVEEGNLTDKIDQPGDVVVANILAEVIMSFTNDAFTIVKPGGYYITSGIISAKKNDVKAALEASGFVIEDVMMMEDWVTIISKKPE, encoded by the coding sequence TTGAAATGGTCAGAACTGTCAATTCATACAACAAACGAAGCGATTGAAGCAGTTTCGAATATTATGCACGAAGCAGGTGCGAGCGGTGTTGTCATCGAGGACTCAGAAGATTTAACAAAAGAACGAGAAGATCGTTTTGGAGAGATTTATTCGTTAGATCCTGAAGATTTCCCAGTAGATGGTGTTATTTTAAAAGCGTATCTCCCGGTTAATAGCTTTTTAGGTGAAACGGTAGAAGCTATTAAGCTGGCAATTAATAATTTAGTTACATTCGACATTAACTTAGGTAAAAACGAAGTATCTATCAGCGAAGTAAATGAAGAAGAATGGGCTACAGCTTGGAAAAAATATTATCATCCTGTAAAAATTTCAAAACGTTTTACAATAGTTCCAACTTGGGAAACGTACAATCCGGTTTCGAGCGATGAGTTAATCATTGAATTAGATCCTGGAATGGCTTTTGGAACAGGTACTCACCCAACAACTGTCATGAGTCTTCAAGCATTAGAGAAAATGGTAAAACCAGCAGATCGCGTGATTGATATCGGTACAGGTTCTGGGGTATTGGCAATTGGTGCAGCTTTACTATCCGCTAAAGAAGTTTATGCACTAGATTTAGATGAAGTTGCAGTTAGATCAGCGAATATCAACGTTAAATTAAATAAAGTTCAAGATGTTGTAACGGTAGAAGAAGGTAATTTGACTGATAAAATTGATCAACCAGGTGATGTAGTAGTTGCTAATATTTTGGCCGAAGTTATTATGTCATTTACAAATGATGCGTTTACAATTGTGAAACCAGGAGGCTACTATATTACATCTGGTATCATATCGGCGAAAAAAAATGATGTGAAGGCTGCTCTTGAAGCATCTGGCTTTGTTATTGAAGACGTGATGATGATGGAAGACTGGGTTACGATCATTTCAAAAAAACCGGAATAA
- the dnaJ gene encoding molecular chaperone DnaJ has product MNKRDYYEVLGVSKSASKEEIKKAYRTLSKKFHPDINKDADASEKFQEVKDAYEVLSDEQKRAQYDQFGHQDPNQGFGGGGADGFGFDDIFSTFFGGGGRRRDPNAPRKGDDLQYSMTIDFMDAVFGKETEVEIPKDETCGTCDGSGAKPGTKKKTCPYCEGSGQTNVTQDTPFGRMVNRRTCQHCEGSGQIIEEKCTTCRGQGKVRKVNKIKVTIPPGVDDGQQLRVTGQGGPGFNGGPAGDLYVVFRVKPHKQFQREGDDIYLEISITYPQAALGDDIEVPTISGKVKLKIPAGTQSGARFRLKGKGVKNVHGYGTGDQHIIVRIKTQTKLSDKQKQLLREFAEISGDIPEEHSSSLFDKIKRTIKGDS; this is encoded by the coding sequence ATGAACAAGCGAGATTATTACGAAGTGCTGGGTGTATCCAAGTCTGCTTCCAAAGAAGAGATTAAAAAAGCATACCGGACTTTATCAAAAAAATTCCACCCAGATATTAATAAAGATGCTGATGCGTCAGAGAAATTCCAAGAAGTAAAAGATGCTTATGAAGTATTAAGTGACGAACAAAAACGTGCACAATATGATCAGTTTGGGCACCAAGATCCTAACCAAGGATTCGGCGGCGGCGGAGCTGATGGCTTTGGTTTCGATGACATCTTTAGTACGTTCTTTGGTGGCGGTGGTAGACGTCGTGACCCAAATGCACCGCGTAAAGGTGATGATTTGCAGTATTCGATGACCATTGATTTTATGGATGCTGTATTTGGTAAAGAAACCGAAGTTGAAATTCCGAAAGACGAAACATGTGGAACTTGTGATGGTTCTGGAGCTAAGCCTGGAACAAAGAAAAAAACTTGTCCATATTGCGAAGGTTCGGGTCAAACGAATGTAACGCAGGATACGCCTTTTGGTCGTATGGTCAATCGTCGGACTTGTCAACATTGTGAAGGTTCAGGACAAATTATTGAAGAGAAATGTACGACTTGTCGCGGTCAAGGAAAAGTCCGTAAAGTAAACAAAATCAAAGTCACGATCCCACCAGGTGTTGACGATGGGCAACAACTACGTGTTACAGGTCAAGGTGGTCCAGGCTTTAACGGAGGACCAGCGGGAGATCTATACGTGGTATTCCGCGTAAAACCGCATAAGCAATTCCAGCGTGAAGGCGATGATATTTACTTAGAAATTTCAATCACTTATCCGCAAGCAGCATTAGGTGACGATATTGAAGTGCCAACAATCTCCGGGAAAGTGAAATTGAAAATCCCAGCTGGGACGCAAAGTGGAGCGCGTTTCCGCTTGAAAGGCAAAGGGGTTAAAAACGTTCACGGTTATGGAACGGGCGACCAACATATTATCGTACGCATAAAAACACAAACAAAACTTAGCGACAAACAAAAGCAATTATTACGCGAATTTGCTGAAATTAGCGGAGATATTCCGGAAGAACACAGCAGTTCTTTATTTGATAAAATCAAACGCACAATCAAAGGCGATTCATAA
- a CDS encoding NfeD family protein: MSKVKVFMGFGLLLLSFLLVLPAIQADTSTVYVIPIEDEVERGLQAFIERGIEEAEEAGAEAIIFEIDTPGGFVDAADGIARLLNKTNLKTLAFINQDALSAGAFLALHNDEIYMHPNGRMGAAQVIDQSGNAAADKANSAWLSSMKSAAQTADRDSQYALAMADASMDLPEVGAAKGKLLTLDAKEAEQVGYSEGTVSSLSELLALKGFQDATIVTIDETFSESLARFLTNPFIVPILLSFAGLGLLLELFTPGVGVPGFVGLLFLLLFFYGHLVAGLAGYESIILLVIGLGLFVAEFVIPGGVAGFLGVAAILGSILLAGGDLKTTAIAVLIAMIVATVGMVIVVKFFGKRLSLFKRIILTDATDTASGYVSTTNRPELVGKIALTLTALRPSGTIQLEDERIDAVSEGRFIDSGKNVKIIKVEGSRIVVRELDKQEEE; the protein is encoded by the coding sequence TTGAGCAAAGTCAAAGTCTTTATGGGTTTTGGACTTTTGCTATTATCGTTTCTACTTGTGCTCCCAGCTATCCAGGCTGACACTTCGACAGTATACGTAATTCCGATCGAAGATGAAGTTGAAAGAGGATTGCAAGCTTTTATCGAACGGGGGATTGAAGAAGCGGAAGAAGCTGGAGCCGAAGCCATCATATTTGAAATAGATACACCGGGTGGGTTTGTAGACGCAGCAGATGGTATTGCTCGTCTGTTAAATAAAACAAATTTAAAAACGCTGGCTTTTATCAATCAAGACGCTTTGTCTGCTGGCGCTTTTCTTGCTTTGCATAATGATGAAATTTATATGCATCCAAACGGGCGTATGGGAGCAGCACAAGTGATCGATCAGTCAGGTAACGCAGCTGCTGATAAAGCAAATAGTGCTTGGCTATCCTCTATGAAAAGTGCAGCCCAAACAGCAGATCGCGATTCTCAGTATGCCTTAGCAATGGCTGATGCATCAATGGATCTTCCAGAAGTGGGCGCAGCCAAAGGAAAGTTATTAACTTTAGATGCGAAAGAAGCGGAACAAGTAGGTTATTCGGAAGGGACCGTTAGTTCGTTAAGTGAACTTCTAGCATTAAAAGGCTTTCAAGACGCAACAATTGTGACAATTGATGAAACATTTTCAGAAAGCTTAGCGCGCTTTTTAACAAATCCGTTTATCGTACCGATTCTGTTGTCTTTTGCAGGACTCGGGTTGCTACTTGAGCTATTTACGCCAGGAGTCGGAGTTCCAGGATTTGTCGGTCTGCTATTTTTACTGTTGTTTTTTTATGGTCACCTGGTGGCTGGCTTGGCAGGTTACGAATCCATTATTTTACTAGTCATCGGACTCGGACTTTTTGTAGCTGAGTTTGTTATACCAGGTGGTGTAGCGGGATTCTTGGGAGTTGCCGCTATTCTTGGCAGTATTTTATTGGCGGGAGGAGACTTGAAAACCACCGCCATAGCAGTACTTATAGCAATGATAGTAGCAACAGTAGGGATGGTGATTGTAGTGAAGTTTTTTGGGAAACGACTAAGTTTGTTCAAACGAATTATTTTGACGGATGCCACCGATACGGCAAGTGGTTATGTATCAACTACAAACCGTCCAGAACTAGTCGGTAAAATTGCATTGACGCTGACAGCACTTCGGCCATCTGGTACGATTCAGCTGGAAGATGAACGGATCGATGCTGTTTCTGAAGGCAGGTTTATAGACAGTGGTAAAAATGTTAAGATTATCAAGGTAGAAGGTTCGCGAATCGTTGTTCGTGAACTTGATAAACAAGAGGAGGAATAA